Proteins encoded in a region of the Procambarus clarkii isolate CNS0578487 chromosome 28, FALCON_Pclarkii_2.0, whole genome shotgun sequence genome:
- the LOC123754896 gene encoding uncharacterized protein encodes MVVIVVPLATNDTHSKTNAVFFKGCGKGSQGYRKGSQGYEKGSQGYGKGFQGCGKGFQGYGKGSQGYEKGSQGYEKGSQSCGKGSQGYRNDSQNYEKGAQGYGKGSQRYGKGKLSANHQDLERHWSHLQKPTNNVLVSIL; translated from the exons atggtggtgatagtggtgcccTTAGCTACTAATGACACCCACAGCAAGACCAATGCCGTCTTCTTCAAG GGCTGTGGGAAGGGCTCTCAGGGCTATAGGAAGGGCTCTCAGGGCTATGAGAAGGGCTCTCAGGGCTATGGGAAGGGCTTTCAGGGCTGTGGGAAGGGCTTTCAGGGCTATGGGAAGGGCTCTCAGGGCTATGAGAAGGGCTCTCAGGGCTATGAGAAGGGCTCTCAGAGCTGTGGGAAGGGCTCTCAGGGCTATAGGAATGACTCTCAGAACTATGAGAAGGGCGCTCAGGGCTATGGGAAGGGCTCTCagcgctatgggaagggaaagctctcagccaaccACCAGGATTTAGAGAGACATTGGAGTCACCTTCAGAAACCTACAAACAACGTCCTCGTGAGCATCTTATAA